The following are encoded in a window of Haloarcula laminariae genomic DNA:
- a CDS encoding dienelactone hydrolase family protein, producing MSDPVVVPGGREVAGRLDRPDADTAVVACPPHPQHGGSRSDPRLRAVSDALAPDAACLRFDYGPWDDQRGPALCTTDAERTIAWAADRYDRIGLFGYSFGGGVALRAAARTDASLVACSVLAPAVEAEALDAVGCPCQVVVGERDTTVDWAPVADRAAALGHAVERLPETHQFRGGLNRVGHLVGRFLATRL from the coding sequence GTGAGCGACCCCGTCGTCGTCCCCGGCGGCCGCGAGGTCGCCGGGCGCCTGGACCGCCCCGACGCCGACACCGCCGTCGTCGCCTGCCCGCCCCATCCCCAGCACGGCGGCTCCCGGTCGGACCCGCGGCTCCGGGCCGTGAGCGACGCGCTGGCCCCAGACGCGGCCTGTCTCCGCTTCGATTACGGCCCCTGGGACGACCAGCGCGGCCCGGCGCTGTGTACGACCGACGCCGAGCGAACCATCGCCTGGGCCGCCGACCGCTACGACCGCATCGGCCTGTTCGGCTACAGCTTCGGCGGCGGTGTGGCGTTGCGGGCGGCCGCCCGAACCGACGCGTCGCTCGTCGCCTGTTCGGTCCTGGCGCCGGCCGTCGAGGCCGAGGCGCTCGACGCGGTCGGCTGTCCGTGTCAGGTCGTCGTCGGCGAGCGCGACACCACAGTCGACTGGGCGCCCGTGGCCGACCGCGCCGCGGCGCTGGGCCACGCAGTCGAGCGGCTCCCTGAGACCCACCAGTTCCGCGGCGGCCTCAATCGGGTCGGCCACCTCGTCGGACGGTTCCTGGCGACCCGGCTGTGA
- a CDS encoding HTH domain-containing protein: MNGERQLVADRAELYVRSLLPEGYSKQQGATLEAVSDLVEDGVIGERRVQVCGHQIPVSIAATRTAVGERLVTRLAAFREWARHNDCSLAPAMEVREVDGSLTGDSYRALRLPSVLLAEYRDGELSCVTPHHDGDTFCCVEDRLDGLASGEQRAFEPVEHTPPLAPAGALETASGTDDADAGESTPLQRR; the protein is encoded by the coding sequence ATGAACGGTGAGCGACAACTGGTGGCCGACCGGGCGGAGCTGTACGTTCGGTCGCTACTTCCGGAGGGATACAGCAAACAACAGGGGGCGACACTGGAGGCGGTCAGCGACCTCGTCGAGGACGGCGTCATCGGGGAACGGCGCGTGCAGGTGTGTGGACACCAGATACCGGTCTCTATCGCCGCGACCCGGACCGCGGTCGGCGAGCGCCTCGTCACCAGACTGGCCGCCTTTCGGGAGTGGGCGCGGCACAACGACTGCTCGCTCGCGCCCGCGATGGAGGTCCGCGAAGTGGACGGGTCGTTGACCGGCGACAGCTACCGGGCGCTACGTCTCCCGTCGGTACTGCTCGCGGAGTACCGGGACGGCGAGCTCAGCTGTGTCACTCCCCACCACGACGGCGACACCTTCTGCTGTGTCGAGGACCGCCTCGACGGGCTGGCGTCGGGGGAACAGCGGGCCTTCGAACCGGTGGAACACACGCCGCCGCTCGCTCCCGCGGGAGCGCTCGAAACCGCGTCCGGGACGGACGACGCCGACGCTGGGGAGTCCACCCCCCTCCAGCGGCGGTAG
- a CDS encoding Ig-like domain-containing protein has protein sequence MTLAIAPVGTAAAAGNVSDPAFVYVQDSAPGELTIVANDGTKVGTGVDESTYAIRAIGPSVDYDGDGNLEVPYTQDDGTNGPALKVVDVETGTVDVLVKDTIAKDNKLAVGDWDADGNPDIFYVTHSNLATGNGVGRVDADTSPTEIIQNDGEFDAKPKAYMGTADVTGDGVRDLVWFDDSSAIKYTNNSAKNGGTDIEKLDTSNTPGSGANAGVGEPVDLDDDGKVRFPVIDSSGYPALLDLAGGTKIRLGDNKAGEKTGVATGDFYGDSREELVYVDGSGTVRYVETTDSNQATGDIEIGGNTYNARASEGIAVGQTTVTQRLDSLDSTSPTLDGATAVGDNSYVEVTFSEGAYANADGSGGLSANDFDATLSQNGGSATGVTVDSVTDTGGAATTGGERTVRLQVTVSNGPASGDETVDVAPADGSAIYDSAGNAMSSSATTTATLSDRQAPSDPASTSPSDDADGVAADAAVDLTFAEDIRAGTGAIAIKQSSDDATVESVDVTSQQVTVSGKTLTADPSTTLDGGTDYYVTVDSGAVTDTAGNAYAGFTDPTTLNFTTADTAVPTVTGGTVSSDNSYVDVTFSEGVYANADGTGGLTAANLTATLSGDSDGSVSGVSVDAVTRTDGTDATGGESTVRASLSISGTPSGDESVDIQPTDGRSVYDAVGNAMSDTESTGSLSLADQQAPSFSAGPSTSSVGVSGFDIDFTADESGTGYYVVVDDGAAAPSVSQVKAGVDGNGNAPADSGSGSISAGVQTTFSASGLSEATSYDVYVVADDGGNAKLAPKLDQTTADTTAPTVTGGTVSSDNSYVDVTFSESVYENADGTGGLVAGDFEATQSGDSDGSVSGVSVDGVTRTDGSSTTGGETTLRVSLSVSGTASGDESIDVGPVDGSAIYDGAGNAMAGGVTVTTTLSDRQAPSDPASSSPTDGAGGVANDTTIELTFGEDVQTGSGAIAVKSASDDTTVESIDVTTSRVSASSKTITADPTTTLDGATDYYVTVDSGAVMDTAGNAYAGFTDSTTLNFTTADVTAPTVDALSATNPTGRDVTVTVESDEQLATVTADLKGPESTTLSTGAFSEAVDGDTYTYTATYGASSDGDYTTALTAAVDAAGNDGAGGQTDTVTVDTASASTVSSSTDDGDTSEPNIDGFAASATNGSVELTVRSDVPLAYVEATLDGPEVATLTTDAFTESDRVFGYTYTTRYDPAIGGEYTAELTAATDDAGNDGADGQSTTATVESVVPPEQFTLSETADGLRVSVRSRAALDVLNVSVEGPENATRSLSTFDATTTADGDTVYAATVAVTTEGSYTATLTDATVDGQPISTGQTDTAAVANGFTLDPRASSNDVVVGSNVTLTAGGDFPTDAKPTYEWDLDDDGEGDRSGRTVTAAFDEPGRHYVDLVAVADGRTLTGSVTVSVRNRTGPKPGIDRRSLDFGRVAVGETVRMNLTVYNPDSSGTGYTISSSDLVGETPGAFAVGSDFPVTLEPGERHTIPVSFTPTSRGDKQAQLQLLPAAPSSPQLTVWLSSERSYILVQEVSTNSSVNATVSVDAFNVDTDGQLEINVSQPGSRRQAVTVDELGMVTAGDDTFDMAITHAPTPMSAVHEPAPGRQNLQYIRLTHRNNDSLRFADTAVRYRVDRRALPESTDPGAVEFSRWNGTAWNFSATGTLVDRTATHYVYRVETPGFSQFVVTGPTEDAVAADGTTTAGPEPDGGETPADGGVTTTDSEGLPASWPGLAVGGGLSAVLLLLFVLRRRDEDETVEDDRKP, from the coding sequence ATGACACTGGCTATCGCCCCGGTCGGGACGGCGGCGGCCGCGGGCAACGTGAGCGACCCGGCGTTCGTCTACGTCCAGGATTCGGCGCCGGGCGAACTAACAATCGTCGCAAACGACGGGACGAAAGTCGGCACCGGCGTCGACGAGTCGACCTACGCTATCCGTGCCATCGGTCCATCGGTCGACTACGACGGCGACGGGAACCTCGAGGTGCCGTACACGCAAGACGACGGGACGAACGGGCCGGCACTGAAGGTCGTCGACGTCGAGACCGGAACTGTCGATGTACTAGTCAAAGACACGATAGCCAAGGATAACAAACTGGCTGTCGGGGACTGGGACGCCGACGGTAACCCCGACATCTTCTACGTGACACACAGCAACCTCGCCACGGGCAACGGGGTCGGCCGGGTCGACGCGGACACGTCGCCGACGGAGATAATCCAAAACGACGGGGAGTTCGACGCGAAGCCGAAGGCGTACATGGGGACCGCCGACGTGACCGGCGACGGGGTCAGGGACCTCGTCTGGTTCGACGACAGCTCGGCTATCAAGTACACGAACAACAGCGCCAAAAACGGCGGCACGGACATCGAGAAACTCGACACCAGCAACACGCCGGGGAGTGGGGCGAACGCCGGTGTCGGCGAACCAGTCGACCTGGACGATGACGGGAAAGTTCGGTTCCCGGTTATCGACAGCTCCGGCTATCCGGCCCTCCTCGACCTGGCCGGGGGCACGAAGATAAGGCTCGGCGACAACAAGGCCGGCGAGAAGACCGGTGTCGCGACCGGCGATTTCTACGGCGACTCGCGAGAGGAACTGGTGTACGTCGACGGCAGCGGAACCGTCAGGTACGTCGAGACGACGGACAGTAACCAGGCCACGGGCGACATCGAAATCGGCGGGAACACGTACAATGCGCGGGCGAGTGAGGGAATCGCCGTGGGGCAGACGACCGTCACACAGCGACTCGACAGTCTCGACTCCACGAGCCCCACTCTCGATGGCGCTACCGCCGTCGGTGACAACAGCTACGTTGAGGTAACGTTCAGCGAGGGCGCGTACGCGAACGCGGACGGCTCCGGCGGGCTCTCAGCGAACGATTTCGACGCGACGCTGAGCCAGAACGGCGGGTCTGCGACCGGCGTCACGGTCGATAGCGTCACCGATACGGGCGGTGCGGCGACAACTGGGGGCGAGCGGACCGTCCGGCTCCAGGTGACGGTCTCTAACGGTCCGGCGAGCGGTGACGAGACCGTCGATGTCGCCCCGGCTGACGGAAGCGCCATCTACGACAGCGCCGGAAACGCGATGTCAAGCAGCGCGACCACGACCGCGACGCTGTCCGACCGGCAGGCCCCGAGCGACCCGGCCAGCACGTCGCCGAGCGACGACGCGGACGGCGTCGCGGCTGACGCCGCCGTCGACCTGACCTTCGCCGAGGACATCCGAGCGGGAACCGGCGCTATCGCCATCAAGCAGTCGAGCGACGACGCGACCGTCGAGTCGGTAGACGTGACTTCGCAGCAGGTGACCGTGTCCGGCAAGACGCTGACGGCCGACCCGTCGACGACGCTAGACGGCGGCACCGACTACTACGTCACCGTCGATTCGGGCGCCGTCACGGACACGGCCGGTAACGCCTACGCCGGCTTCACCGACCCGACGACGCTGAACTTCACTACCGCAGACACCGCGGTGCCGACTGTCACCGGCGGGACGGTGTCGTCGGACAACAGCTACGTCGATGTCACGTTCAGCGAGGGCGTCTACGCGAACGCCGACGGCACCGGCGGTCTCACCGCGGCCAACCTCACGGCGACGCTCTCCGGCGACAGCGACGGTTCCGTGAGCGGTGTCAGCGTCGACGCAGTCACCCGGACGGACGGAACTGACGCCACGGGCGGTGAGTCCACGGTTCGGGCCTCGCTGTCTATCTCCGGGACGCCGTCGGGCGACGAGTCCGTCGACATACAGCCGACTGACGGGCGGTCGGTGTACGACGCTGTCGGCAACGCGATGAGCGACACCGAGTCGACGGGGTCGCTCTCGCTGGCCGACCAGCAGGCCCCCTCGTTCAGCGCCGGTCCGTCGACGAGTTCCGTCGGTGTGAGCGGGTTCGACATTGACTTCACCGCTGACGAGAGCGGCACCGGGTACTACGTCGTCGTAGACGACGGGGCGGCCGCGCCCTCGGTGTCGCAGGTGAAAGCCGGCGTCGACGGGAACGGGAACGCCCCGGCGGACAGCGGGAGCGGCAGTATCTCGGCCGGGGTCCAGACGACGTTCTCGGCCTCCGGTCTCAGCGAGGCCACGTCGTACGACGTGTACGTGGTTGCGGACGACGGTGGCAACGCGAAGCTGGCCCCGAAACTCGACCAGACGACCGCGGACACGACGGCACCGACCGTCACCGGCGGGACGGTGTCGTCGGACAACAGCTACGTCGATGTCACGTTCAGCGAGAGCGTCTACGAGAATGCCGACGGCACCGGCGGGCTCGTCGCCGGCGACTTCGAGGCGACGCAGTCGGGTGACAGCGACGGCTCGGTGAGCGGTGTCAGCGTCGACGGCGTCACCCGGACTGACGGCAGTTCGACGACCGGCGGGGAGACCACGCTCCGGGTCTCGCTGTCGGTTTCGGGCACTGCCTCTGGCGACGAGTCGATCGATGTCGGGCCGGTCGACGGGAGTGCAATCTACGACGGCGCCGGCAACGCGATGGCCGGCGGCGTGACGGTGACCACGACGCTGTCCGACCGGCAGGCCCCGAGCGACCCCGCGAGTAGCTCACCGACCGACGGCGCCGGCGGAGTGGCAAACGACACCACGATAGAGCTGACCTTCGGTGAGGACGTACAGACTGGAAGCGGCGCTATCGCGGTGAAAAGCGCCAGTGACGACACGACCGTCGAGTCGATAGACGTGACCACGAGTCGGGTGAGCGCATCGAGCAAGACGATTACGGCCGACCCAACGACGACGCTAGACGGCGCCACCGATTACTACGTCACCGTCGATTCGGGTGCCGTCATGGACACGGCCGGCAACGCCTACGCCGGTTTCACCGACTCGACGACGCTTAACTTCACTACTGCCGATGTCACCGCACCGACCGTCGACGCCCTCTCGGCGACGAACCCGACCGGCCGGGACGTGACCGTCACCGTCGAGAGCGACGAGCAACTGGCGACCGTCACGGCCGACCTCAAGGGCCCGGAATCGACCACCCTCTCGACTGGCGCGTTCAGCGAGGCTGTCGACGGGGACACGTACACCTACACGGCCACCTACGGCGCGAGCAGCGACGGCGACTACACCACAGCGCTGACCGCGGCGGTCGACGCGGCCGGCAACGACGGTGCGGGCGGACAGACCGATACCGTCACCGTCGACACCGCCTCGGCCAGCACTGTCTCGTCCAGCACCGACGACGGTGACACCAGCGAACCGAATATCGACGGGTTCGCGGCGTCCGCAACGAACGGGTCGGTCGAACTGACCGTCCGGAGCGACGTACCGCTGGCGTACGTCGAGGCCACTCTCGACGGGCCCGAGGTGGCGACGCTCACGACGGACGCGTTCACCGAGTCCGATCGCGTCTTCGGCTACACCTACACGACCCGCTACGACCCCGCGATAGGGGGCGAGTACACCGCCGAGCTGACGGCCGCGACGGACGATGCCGGCAACGATGGGGCCGACGGGCAGTCAACCACCGCCACCGTCGAGTCGGTCGTCCCGCCGGAGCAGTTCACGCTGTCCGAGACGGCCGACGGACTGCGTGTCTCGGTCCGTTCGCGAGCCGCGCTTGACGTGCTCAACGTCAGTGTCGAGGGCCCCGAGAACGCCACACGCTCGCTGTCGACGTTCGACGCGACGACGACGGCCGACGGTGATACGGTGTACGCGGCGACCGTCGCTGTGACTACCGAGGGGAGCTACACGGCGACCTTGACCGACGCGACGGTCGACGGTCAGCCGATATCGACCGGGCAGACGGACACCGCTGCGGTGGCGAACGGGTTCACGCTCGACCCGCGGGCAAGCAGCAACGACGTGGTCGTCGGCAGCAACGTCACGCTGACCGCCGGCGGCGATTTCCCGACGGACGCCAAGCCGACCTACGAGTGGGACCTCGACGATGACGGCGAGGGCGACCGGAGCGGGCGGACCGTCACTGCGGCGTTCGACGAGCCCGGACGCCACTACGTCGACCTCGTCGCAGTGGCCGACGGGCGCACGCTGACCGGGTCGGTGACGGTGAGCGTCCGCAACCGAACCGGGCCCAAGCCGGGCATCGACCGTCGAAGTCTCGACTTCGGCCGCGTCGCGGTGGGCGAGACGGTCCGAATGAACCTCACGGTGTACAACCCCGACAGTTCCGGGACCGGCTACACCATCTCGTCGTCCGATCTCGTCGGGGAGACGCCCGGAGCCTTCGCCGTCGGCAGCGACTTTCCGGTGACACTCGAACCCGGTGAGCGTCACACGATACCCGTCTCGTTCACGCCGACCAGTCGCGGGGACAAACAGGCCCAGCTCCAGCTGTTGCCCGCAGCCCCGTCGAGCCCGCAGCTCACCGTCTGGCTATCCAGCGAGCGAAGCTACATCCTCGTCCAGGAGGTATCCACGAACAGCTCCGTGAACGCCACCGTCAGCGTCGACGCGTTCAATGTGGACACCGACGGGCAGCTCGAAATCAACGTCTCACAGCCCGGCTCGCGCCGGCAGGCGGTGACCGTCGACGAACTCGGGATGGTCACAGCGGGCGACGACACCTTCGACATGGCCATCACCCACGCGCCGACGCCGATGTCGGCGGTCCACGAACCGGCACCGGGCCGACAGAACCTCCAGTACATCCGGCTGACCCACCGCAACAACGACTCGCTACGCTTTGCGGACACCGCGGTCCGGTACCGTGTCGACAGGCGCGCGCTCCCGGAGAGTACCGACCCGGGGGCCGTCGAGTTCTCCCGCTGGAACGGCACTGCCTGGAACTTCTCCGCGACCGGGACCCTCGTCGACCGGACGGCGACGCACTACGTCTATCGGGTCGAGACCCCGGGCTTCTCGCAGTTCGTCGTCACCGGCCCGACGGAAGACGCCGTGGCAGCCGACGGCACTACGACGGCTGGACCGGAGCCTGATGGCGGTGAGACTCCTGCAGATGGCGGTGTCACGACGACTGACAGCGAGGGGCTGCCGGCTTCCTGGCCGGGTCTCGCCGTCGGCGGCGGACTGAGTGCCGTCTTGCTACTGTTGTTCGTCTTGAGACGACGCGATGAGGACGAGACGGTCGAGGACGACCGGAAGCCGTGA
- the thrS gene encoding threonine--tRNA ligase: protein MSTVTVTLPDGSTLSMDEGSTVEDVAYEIGPGLGSDTVAGVVDGDLVDKHTPLTEDVELVIVTPQSDEYVDVLRHSAAHVFAQALQREFPEATLTIGPWTDDGFYYDVTGVDLDEDDLEDVEAEAERIIEADYDIVREEVSREEAFDRYEDNPFKQDILETEAADEDPVSFYSQDDFYDLCQGPHVESTGEIGGFALLEISASFWRGDEDNETLTRVYGTAFPTEDGLEEYLEMRQQAQERDHRKIGQEMDLFSIDETTGPGLPLYEPNGKKILNELSDYVGQLNREAGYDEIETPHVFRTELWKKSGHYENYVDDMFLLDVNDEEYGLKPMNCPGHATIFDQKSWSYRDLPVRYFEDGKVYRKEQRGELSGLSRTWAFTIDDGHLFVRPDQIEQEVLATVDIILDTLDTFNLDYTVQFATRPEKSVGGDEIWEKAENQLESVLDEQDIDYVVEEGDGAFYGPKIDFAFEDALGRNWDGPTVQLDFNMPERFDLTYTGEDNEDHRPVMIHRALYGSYERFFMVLTEHYNGKFPPWLAPEQVRILPVSDDNIPYCEQLRDELDDYRVEIEDRSWTVGKKIQVAHDDRVPYMLIIGDNEEEAGNISVRDRKEREETDIPLDEFADHLETEIEQQRTAVTFLAGR from the coding sequence ATGAGCACGGTCACGGTCACTCTGCCGGACGGGTCCACGCTCTCGATGGACGAAGGCAGTACGGTCGAGGATGTCGCCTACGAAATCGGACCGGGACTCGGTTCGGACACCGTCGCGGGCGTCGTGGACGGAGACCTGGTGGACAAACACACCCCTCTCACCGAGGATGTCGAACTCGTCATCGTCACACCCCAGAGCGACGAGTACGTCGACGTGCTGCGCCACTCCGCCGCCCACGTCTTCGCCCAGGCGCTCCAGCGGGAGTTCCCCGAGGCGACACTGACCATCGGACCGTGGACCGACGACGGCTTCTACTACGACGTGACCGGCGTCGACCTGGACGAGGACGACCTCGAAGACGTCGAGGCCGAGGCCGAACGCATCATCGAGGCCGACTACGACATCGTCCGCGAGGAGGTCTCCCGCGAGGAGGCGTTCGACCGCTACGAGGACAACCCGTTCAAGCAGGACATCCTCGAAACCGAGGCCGCCGACGAGGACCCGGTCTCCTTCTACAGCCAGGACGACTTCTACGACCTCTGTCAGGGCCCCCACGTCGAGTCGACCGGCGAAATCGGCGGCTTCGCGCTGCTGGAGATATCGGCGTCGTTCTGGCGCGGCGACGAGGACAACGAGACGCTGACCCGGGTGTACGGGACGGCCTTCCCGACCGAGGACGGCCTGGAGGAGTACCTGGAGATGCGACAGCAGGCCCAGGAGCGGGACCACCGGAAGATCGGCCAGGAGATGGACCTCTTCTCCATCGACGAGACCACGGGACCGGGGCTCCCGCTGTACGAGCCAAACGGCAAGAAGATACTCAACGAGCTGTCGGACTACGTCGGCCAGCTCAACCGGGAGGCCGGCTACGATGAGATAGAGACCCCCCACGTCTTCCGCACCGAGCTCTGGAAGAAGTCGGGCCACTACGAGAACTACGTCGACGACATGTTCCTGCTCGACGTCAACGACGAGGAGTACGGCCTGAAGCCGATGAACTGCCCGGGACATGCGACCATCTTCGACCAGAAGTCCTGGTCCTACCGCGACCTCCCGGTGCGGTACTTCGAGGACGGGAAGGTCTACCGCAAGGAACAGCGCGGCGAGCTATCGGGTCTCTCCCGCACCTGGGCCTTTACCATCGACGACGGCCACCTGTTCGTCCGGCCCGACCAGATAGAGCAGGAAGTGCTGGCGACCGTCGACATCATCCTCGATACGCTGGACACGTTCAACCTCGACTACACCGTCCAGTTCGCCACCCGCCCCGAGAAGAGCGTCGGCGGCGACGAGATATGGGAGAAAGCCGAGAACCAGCTCGAATCGGTCCTCGACGAACAGGACATCGACTACGTCGTCGAGGAGGGCGACGGCGCCTTCTACGGCCCGAAGATCGACTTCGCGTTCGAGGACGCCCTCGGCCGCAACTGGGACGGCCCCACGGTCCAGCTGGACTTCAACATGCCCGAGCGGTTCGACCTCACCTACACGGGCGAGGACAACGAGGACCACCGCCCGGTGATGATTCACCGCGCGCTGTATGGCAGCTACGAGCGGTTCTTCATGGTGTTGACCGAACACTACAACGGGAAGTTCCCGCCGTGGCTCGCCCCCGAACAGGTCCGCATCCTCCCCGTCTCCGACGACAACATCCCCTACTGCGAGCAGCTGCGGGACGAGCTCGACGACTACCGCGTCGAGATAGAGGACCGCTCCTGGACCGTCGGCAAGAAGATTCAGGTCGCCCACGACGACCGCGTCCCGTACATGCTCATCATCGGCGACAACGAGGAAGAGGCGGGCAACATCTCCGTGCGCGACCGCAAAGAGCGCGAGGAGACCGACATCCCTCTCGACGAGTTCGCCGACCATCTGGAGACCGAAATCGAGCAACAGCGGACCGCCGTCACCTTCCTCGCCGGCCGGTAA
- a CDS encoding universal stress protein, giving the protein MYDNVLVATDGSAGTTETLSHAVSIARDNDAVVHGLYVVDRRLVLAAEKDTQDDVRQSLEEEGEVALDDIAVGGEEAGLSVETRMEEGIPHKVIVEYAETADIDLVVMGTHGRTGRDRVANLGSVTERVVENSPVPVLVVHID; this is encoded by the coding sequence ATGTACGACAACGTACTGGTCGCGACCGACGGGAGCGCCGGGACGACGGAGACGCTCAGCCACGCCGTCTCCATCGCCCGCGACAACGACGCGGTGGTACACGGGCTCTACGTCGTCGACCGGCGGCTGGTGCTGGCCGCCGAGAAGGACACGCAGGACGACGTGCGCCAGTCCCTGGAGGAAGAGGGCGAGGTCGCGCTCGACGACATCGCCGTCGGCGGGGAGGAGGCCGGCCTGTCGGTCGAGACGCGGATGGAGGAAGGAATCCCGCACAAAGTCATCGTGGAGTACGCCGAGACGGCCGACATCGACCTCGTCGTGATGGGGACCCACGGGCGCACCGGCCGCGACCGCGTGGCCAACCTGGGGAGCGTCACCGAGCGGGTCGTCGAGAACTCGCCGGTCCCCGTTCTCGTGGTCCACATCGACTAG
- a CDS encoding PspA/IM30 family protein, which yields MGILSRASYVIRSKVNAVLNRSEDPTETLDYSYEQLRDELQDVKQGIADLTTQKKRLEIQKRRLEENVEKHNDQARQAVEQDRDDLARKALEKKKQKMSQIEELDGQIAQLQSQQDQLVEQKDELQRQIEQFRTKKETMKARHEAAKASVRVNEAMTGAGEEMEDVSRAIERAEERTEDMEARSQAMDELREEGALENQLDDRSQLDKELDELQQDGEVDAELDTLKAEMGEGGATDDTDDASEAVETELEAELEDDTVGSVDDSEVEAELDELKDEET from the coding sequence ATGGGAATCCTCTCGCGCGCATCGTACGTCATCAGGTCGAAGGTCAACGCCGTCCTGAACCGGTCGGAAGACCCGACGGAGACGCTCGACTACAGCTACGAACAGCTCCGCGACGAGCTACAGGACGTCAAGCAGGGCATCGCGGACCTGACGACCCAGAAAAAGCGCCTGGAGATTCAAAAGCGCCGCCTGGAGGAGAACGTCGAGAAGCACAACGACCAGGCCCGCCAGGCCGTCGAGCAGGACCGCGACGACCTGGCCCGGAAGGCCCTGGAGAAGAAAAAGCAGAAGATGAGCCAGATAGAGGAACTGGACGGCCAGATAGCGCAGCTCCAGTCCCAGCAGGACCAGCTGGTCGAGCAGAAGGACGAACTCCAGCGCCAGATAGAGCAGTTCCGGACGAAAAAGGAGACGATGAAGGCCCGCCACGAGGCCGCCAAGGCCTCCGTGCGGGTCAACGAGGCCATGACCGGGGCGGGCGAGGAGATGGAGGACGTGAGCCGAGCCATCGAGCGCGCGGAGGAGCGCACCGAGGACATGGAGGCCCGCTCGCAGGCGATGGACGAACTCCGGGAGGAGGGCGCCCTGGAGAACCAGCTCGACGACCGCAGCCAGCTGGACAAGGAGCTGGATGAGCTCCAGCAGGACGGCGAGGTCGACGCTGAGCTGGATACGCTGAAAGCCGAGATGGGCGAGGGGGGAGCGACCGACGACACCGACGACGCGAGCGAGGCCGTCGAAACGGAACTGGAAGCGGAGCTAGAGGACGATACCGTCGGCAGCGTCGACGACAGCGAGGTCGAGGCGGAGCTGGACGAGCTGAAAGACGAGGAGACGTAA